A DNA window from Pogona vitticeps strain Pit_001003342236 chromosome 2, PviZW2.1, whole genome shotgun sequence contains the following coding sequences:
- the LOC144587383 gene encoding uncharacterized protein LOC144587383 — MEGEAPLKDEQKQLQARANQKEDEADEAPFLLSVAPRNLQADEGKEKEVRLQGTLPERREDENVNCWEGNESLKQNREDQRRGRSHRYASGVASEDEMGKTTNRSISALQSSEYPQNIPLKKRPVKCPTCHAEINLCHCLEDGESFRWSPDDTRFHTGEKKKCFSADLEAPQPMHSEEKICKCIECGKSFKGSPELKIHQRIHTGEKAYKCPECGQAFRRNSHLQVHQRIHAGKKTYMCKECGKCFSYASTFKLHQRFHSGEKPYSCKECGKCFSQNSDLQVHQRIHTGEKPHQCNECGKKFSQKSHLVVHQRIHTGEKPYICEECGKSFSHSSAFKVHQLSHSGEKPYSCAECGKCFFQSSDLKAHQLIHTGEKPHQCNECRKKFSRKADLVVHQRIHTREKPY, encoded by the coding sequence CagatgagggaaaagagaaggaagtaagaCTCCAGGGGACATTGCCAGAAAGAAGGGAGGATGAAAATGTGAACTGTTGGGAAGGAAATGAATCCCTGAAGCAGAATCGGGAAGACCAGAGGAGAGGCAGATCTCACAGATATGCGAGCGGCGTTGCCTCTGAAGacgaaatgggaaaaacaacaaaccGGAGCATCAGTGCTCTTCAAAGCTCAGAGTATCCACAAAACATCCCTCTGAAGAAAAGACCAGTGAAATGTCCAACTTGTCACGCCGAGATAAATCTGTGTCACTGTTTGGAGGATGGAGAAAGTTTCAGATGGAGCCCAGATGATACAAgatttcacacaggggagaagaagaaatgcttTAGCGCTGACCTTGAAGCACCTCAACCAATGCATTCTGAAGAGAAAATCTGCAAGTGCATAGAGTGTGGCAAGAGCTTCAAGGGAAGTCCAGAACTTAAAATACAtcaaagaatacacacaggagagaaagcatacaaatgtcctGAATGTGGACAGGCCTTCAGACGCAATTCACATCTTCAagtacatcagcgaattcatgcaggaaagaaaacatatatgtgcaaagaatgtgggaaatgtttcagttatGCCTCAACTTTTAAATTACATCAGCGCTtccattcaggggagaaaccatattcttgtaaagaatgtgggaaatgtttctcccAGAACAGTGATCTTCAAGTACACCAGCGAATtcatacgggagagaaaccccatcagtgcaatgaatgtgggaaaaagttcagccAGAAGTCACACCTTGTagtacatcagcgaattcatacaggagagaaaccctatatatgcgaagaatgtgggaaaagtttCAGTCATTCCTCAGCTTTTAAAGTACATCAGCTCTCTCattcaggggagaagccatattcttgtgcagaatgtgggaaatgtttcttccAGAGCAGTGATCTTAAAGCACACCAACTAATTCATACGGGAGAGAAACCTCATCAGTGCAATGAATGTAGGAAAAAGTTCAGCCGGAAGGCAGACCTTGTagtacatcagcgaattcatacaAGAGAGAAACCCTATTAA